The Colletes latitarsis isolate SP2378_abdomen chromosome 1, iyColLati1, whole genome shotgun sequence genome has a segment encoding these proteins:
- the LOC143344103 gene encoding uncharacterized protein LOC143344103, protein MANTSSMLSIEQYHDICPEDITNCTTVSNIGSSCNESRTLNDLQCFVCDAKIQGRHYALATCRTQTSRSRVIEKLGELVGDRYMVVISEDDVICRSCANLINTLDRLEVETYSLRDNILRFLEHKYSLEEGELLGNNEKQKCSQPPQITKCNNQIVTNCQGKKQDVILSSHVTEKAKDKRSNIWLQCDKCQYTTLHNSFMVHHVRGHNKQKIFCDKCGIQFLGTQQESHNCNLKDSLNNQDRIKDEQAESSMKCINETVMDIPILEKTIQQNVPIMTIETYTESHIPNHNESMPIIRLSNSENLPIQNILTPDNSSATNQPIYVRVLQPIEINETPTHSTMMTVSNSDTDLAMKLKDSSGKQILTLTEDGNLEMTEVACWNDL, encoded by the exons ATGGCAAATACATCATCAATGCTGTCAATAGAACAATATCATGATATTTGTCCCGAAGATATTACTAACTGCACGACTGTTTCTAACATTGGAAGTAGTTGTAATGAATCAAGAACATTAAATGATTTACAATGTTTTGTATGCGATGCAAAAATTCAGGGTCGTCATTATGCATTGGCTACATGTAGAACTCAAACATCAAGATCTAGAGTAATAGAAAAACTCGGAGAATTAGTTGGTGATAG ATACATGGTAGTAATATCAGAGGATGATGTAATTTGTCGAAGTTGTGCTAATCTCATTAATACGCTTGATCGACTCGAAGTTGAAACGTATAGCTTGCGTGATAATATCTTACGATTCTTGGAACACAAATATTCCTTGGAAGAAGGAGAACTTCTTGGCAATAATGAAAAGCAAAAGTGTTCGCAACCACCACAAATCACAAAATGTAACAATCAAATTGTAACTAATTGTCAGGGTAAAAAACAGGATGTTATTCTATCTTCACATGTTACTGAGAAAGCCAAAGACAAAAGAAGTAATATTTGGTTGCAATGTGATAAATGTCAGTATACCACACTTCATAATTCATTTATGGTGCATCATGTTAGAGGTCACAacaaacagaaaatattttgtgATAAGTGTGGAATACAGTTTCTTGGAACTCAGCAAGAATCCCATAATTGTAATTTAAAAGACTCTTTAAATAATCAAGATAGAATTAAAGATGAGCAAGCAG AATCATCTATGAAATGTATTAATGAAACTGTAATGGATATTCCAATTTTGGAGAAAACAATACAACAAAATGTACCAATTATGACCATTGAAACATATACAGAATCACACATTCCAAATCACAATGAAAGTATGCCTATAATAAGATTATCAAATTCAGAAAACTTACccatacaaaatattttaactCCTG ATAATAGTTCTGCAACTAATCAGCCAATATATGTACGTGTTTTACAACCCATTGAAATTAATGAAACACCAACACATTCTACAATGATGACTGTATCAAATTCTGATACAGATCTAGCAATGAAACTTAAAGATAGTTcaggaaaacaaattttaacattGACAGAAGATGGAAATTTGGAAATGACAGAAGTAGCTTGCTGGAATGATTTATAA